The Chloroflexota bacterium genome includes a region encoding these proteins:
- a CDS encoding argininosuccinate synthase — MTKKTLQPVPGIFFLLLALLMQVFPVSSALAAGATSSVHIVKYANDNVTVVAEKTVSYQWMEDNLPIRGDGTTHYYQQGPTFDPDNLWDPNETVNLKDKGAVMGTSIKDLCDLVGAMESGDEVMLCAVDGWQIKFKYANVYEPEDRQGAIALCWYNGEDAKEGERYGEGYPGNNGYRTALQIVIMAETTNSEGKYVFGNSDMLAVMPAEEGYSHFYRDSEGFWPSTNGLAGKWIDRMIIYPSGTSPEIPDSDTDTTTTETSNKIPWVPIGLGGGGLALVGLSVYFVTRKKDLPSPPTEGV, encoded by the coding sequence ATGACGAAGAAGACGCTTCAGCCGGTGCCGGGTATCTTCTTCTTGCTGCTGGCTCTGCTGATGCAAGTATTCCCGGTGTCTTCGGCGCTGGCAGCCGGAGCAACGTCATCTGTGCATATTGTGAAGTATGCAAATGACAACGTCACGGTAGTTGCTGAGAAGACCGTAAGCTATCAGTGGATGGAAGATAATCTGCCGATACGTGGGGACGGCACGACGCACTACTATCAGCAAGGGCCCACCTTCGACCCTGATAACCTCTGGGACCCGAATGAAACGGTCAACCTTAAGGACAAGGGTGCGGTGATGGGCACCAGCATCAAGGATCTCTGCGATCTGGTCGGAGCGATGGAATCCGGGGATGAAGTGATGTTGTGCGCGGTTGATGGCTGGCAGATAAAATTTAAGTACGCCAATGTCTATGAACCGGAGGACAGGCAGGGGGCAATTGCCTTGTGCTGGTACAACGGTGAGGATGCCAAGGAGGGCGAACGGTATGGAGAAGGCTATCCCGGCAACAATGGGTACCGCACCGCCCTCCAGATCGTCATCATGGCCGAGACCACGAACTCTGAGGGCAAATACGTCTTTGGCAATTCCGACATGCTGGCTGTCATGCCAGCCGAAGAGGGATACTCGCATTTCTACCGCGACTCTGAGGGCTTTTGGCCGAGCACAAATGGCCTGGCAGGAAAGTGGATCGACAGGATGATCATATACCCCAGCGGCACCTCGCCTGAAATTCCCGATTCTGACACAGATACAACGACCACCGAGACATCGAACAAGATACCGTGGGTTCCCATAGGACTGGGGGGCGGCGGGTTGGCGCTCGTTGGGCTGTCTGTCTATTTCGTTACTAGAAAGAAGGACTTGCCCAGTCCTCCGACGGAAGGGGTCTAG
- the wtpA gene encoding tungstate ABC transporter substrate-binding protein WtpA has protein sequence MLRKPVCSAKAKAVGLLILLLLIGPIVSATSCTPGRTQLKIICAGSLIVPFQEMEKEFEAVHPDIDVVVEGHGSIQVIRYVTELATEADVVAVADYSLIPMMMYDNQVPGTSQSYADWYVKFATNRLGLAYTNKSKYAYRINATNWYDILSGTDIKVGVPNPLIDSCGYRALMMCQLAEAYYGDEAIFESVMGSFSPPVTVSDNIDTHVISVPEVLKPTKVTIRGSSVVLLGLLESGDLDYSFEYESVARQHGLGFVELPPEIDLSSQNFADVYSHVMVRLDFQRFASVIPEFRGEPIVYALTIPSNSSHPEAAAEFVEFLLGTEGQRVMSEDYQPTLVPAEVDNPANLPSRLRTLLAEQ, from the coding sequence TTGTTGAGAAAGCCTGTGTGCAGTGCCAAAGCCAAAGCGGTCGGATTGCTTATCCTCCTGCTGCTGATTGGTCCAATTGTCAGTGCCACTTCCTGCACCCCGGGTCGTACCCAACTGAAGATCATCTGCGCCGGCAGCCTGATAGTGCCCTTCCAGGAGATGGAGAAGGAATTTGAGGCCGTTCACCCTGATATTGATGTGGTGGTGGAGGGCCACGGCAGCATCCAGGTGATCAGGTATGTAACGGAACTTGCCACTGAGGCGGATGTAGTGGCTGTGGCCGACTACTCACTAATACCAATGATGATGTATGACAATCAGGTTCCCGGCACCAGCCAGAGCTACGCGGATTGGTATGTGAAGTTTGCCACCAATCGTTTGGGGCTGGCCTACACCAACAAGAGCAAGTATGCATATCGAATCAATGCCACAAACTGGTATGACATTCTCTCAGGGACTGATATCAAAGTCGGCGTTCCTAACCCGCTTATAGACTCTTGCGGGTACAGAGCTCTCATGATGTGCCAGCTTGCCGAGGCCTACTATGGTGATGAGGCCATCTTTGAGAGCGTAATGGGCAGTTTCTCCCCGCCGGTCACAGTGAGTGATAACATTGACACCCATGTCATTTCGGTGCCTGAGGTGTTGAAGCCAACAAAGGTCACCATTAGAGGTTCGAGTGTGGTGCTCCTGGGTCTTCTAGAGTCAGGTGACCTGGATTACTCCTTTGAGTATGAGAGTGTGGCGAGGCAGCACGGGCTGGGATTTGTGGAGCTGCCACCAGAGATCGACCTTAGTTCTCAAAACTTCGCCGATGTGTATAGTCATGTCATGGTCAGGCTGGATTTTCAAAGGTTTGCCTCTGTCATACCTGAGTTTCGCGGAGAGCCGATAGTATATGCTCTAACGATCCCGTCGAACTCGTCACACCCGGAGGCGGCGGCCGAGTTTGTGGAATTCCTTCTGGGCACCGAAGGGCAGAGAGTGATGTCGGAGGACTATCAACCAACGCTGGTGCCGGCAGAAGTTGATAACCCGGCCAACTTACCTTCCAGGCTCAGAACACTGCTCGCGGAACAATGA
- a CDS encoding molybdopterin-dependent oxidoreductase, translated as MSEQKQESKKRQTGRLRKAMPVFIVGLLCIVAAIVVYAHPWQNASEADIEWNLTLIGSSGDNVTLSLDDIKAMKSTTAQGGFFTTTGVINGPYDVKGVSIEDVCDLVGGMGLSDLVFVSATDGYSSVFDYDQVSGNLPTYDPVTLKEMPHEKLGLTLIYEQDGKPLSYDDGKPVRLAVVGSENLLTEGFYWVKWVDRIEVIHQD; from the coding sequence ATGTCTGAACAGAAACAAGAATCGAAGAAAAGACAGACCGGCAGGCTCCGTAAGGCTATGCCTGTCTTTATTGTGGGCCTGCTCTGTATCGTGGCTGCGATAGTGGTGTACGCGCATCCCTGGCAGAATGCTTCTGAGGCTGACATTGAGTGGAACCTGACGCTCATAGGCAGTAGTGGCGATAATGTGACTCTCAGCCTTGATGACATCAAGGCCATGAAATCCACGACGGCTCAGGGGGGCTTCTTTACCACCACCGGGGTGATAAATGGACCGTATGACGTCAAGGGTGTCAGCATTGAGGATGTCTGTGATCTGGTAGGAGGAATGGGGCTTTCGGATCTGGTGTTTGTATCGGCCACCGATGGATACTCGTCAGTCTTTGATTATGATCAGGTTAGTGGTAATCTTCCTACCTATGATCCGGTAACCCTGAAAGAAATGCCGCACGAGAAGCTGGGATTGACGCTCATATATGAACAGGATGGGAAACCGCTTTCTTATGACGATGGGAAACCAGTGAGACTGGCCGTGGTTGGCAGCGAAAACCTTCTGACTGAGGGGTTCTACTGGGTCAAGTGGGTGGACCGAATAGAGGTCATCCACCAGGATTAG